A DNA window from Setaria viridis chromosome 2, Setaria_viridis_v4.0, whole genome shotgun sequence contains the following coding sequences:
- the LOC117842798 gene encoding U-box domain-containing protein 19: MPPPSPPPPTGEPKRRRLLSLPAVCPCEGIAPAPLLASLLSLAADLASRGAGDAGAFLVLRRGMRQVVRIAGLLLAFLEEIQDASVAPTLPSAAVLGLTELHVAMQKLRFLLTDCARRGARLWVLVNAGLAASELRAVLGSVAAALDALPKGVVEALVEAGELARLASEQAWRVPVRPDAGDERAARTVRSILEQFKSGVSPDAEDARRVLQHIGVRTWSECSEEIAFLEDELRTRMDGASGDDSSSSDAVLINSLIAFLVYCRVVLFDQIDVSPKADAAARPARCPDWIRPDALQCPITLDLMTDPVTVSTGQTYDRASITRWIKAGCRTCPVTGERLRTADVVPNAALRGIIERMLLSNGVSLPDSSGSGHRHGALANTAAPFGRAAASAARLTVTYIVAQISTGSTEERRKATCEARKLCKHSVFYRACLVEANAVPWLLCLLSSTDASVQENAVASLLNLSKHPRGRAALFEAGGVGLVVDVINVGARAEAKQNAAAVLFYLSSDPEHAEEIGRIPESIPTLVQLIRDGAHRGRKNAMVSLYGLLQCASNYGKAVAAGAVAALAAVLSVDCEDLAGDAVALLARLAEHPTGAQAVLARPGLVVRVVEALATSASRSGKDHCVALLVALCRHGGEKVVALLGRMPGLMASLYTLVADGSPQTCKRARALLNMIHRHYEMGDQAAAAAPAPASEASERVVRVL; this comes from the coding sequence atgccgccgccgtcgccgccgccaccaacagGCGAACCGAAGCGCCGACGCCTGCTCTCCCTCCCGGCCGTGTGCCCGTGCGAGGGcatcgcgccggcgccgctactcgcctccctcctctccctcgccgccgatTTAGCGAGCCGCGGGGCCGGAGACGCGGGCGCCTTCCTCGTGCTCCGCCGCGGCATGCGGCAGGTGGTCAGGATCGCGGGCCTCCTCCTCGCGTTCCTCGAGGAGATCCAGGACGCTTCGGTGGCGCCCACGCTaccgtcggcggcggtgctggggcTCACGGAGCTGCACGTGGCCATGCAGAAGCTGCGGTTCCTCCTCACGGACTGCGCGCGGCGGGGTGCGCGCCTGTGGGTGCTCGTGAACGCCGGGCTGGCCGCGTCCGAGCTCCGGGCGGTGCTCGGGTCCGTCGCGGCGGCCTTGGACGCGCTGCCGAAGGGCGTCGTGGAGGCGTTGGTGGAGGCCGGGGAGCTCGCGCGGCTGGCGTCGGAGCAGGCGTGGCGCGTGCCGGTACGTCcggacgccggcgacgagcgcgcGGCGAGGACCGTTCGGTCGATACTGGAGCAGTTCAAGAGCGGCGTCTCGCCGGACGCCGAGGACGCCAGGCGGGTGCTCCAGCACATCGGGGTTAGGACCTGGTCGGAATGCTCCGAGGAGATTGCCTTCCTGGAGGATGAGCTGCGCACGCGAATGGACGGCGCCAGCGGCgacgacagcagcagcagcgacgcgGTACTCATCAACAGCTTGATAGCGTTCCTGGTGTACTGCCGCGTCGTGCTGTTCGACCAGATCGACGTGAGCCCGAAagcggatgcggcggcgcggccggccagGTGCCCGGACTGGATCAGACCGGACGCGCTGCAGTGCCCGATTACGCTGGACCTCATGACCGACCCGGTGACAGTGTCCACCGGCCAGACGTACGACCGGGCGTCCATCACGCGGTGGATCAAGGCCGGGTGCCGGACGTGCCCGGTCACCGGCGAGCGGCTCCGCACCGCCGACGTCGTCCCGAACGCCGCGCTCCGCGGGATCATCGAGCGGATGCTGCTCAGCAACGGCGTCTCGCTCCCGGACTCGAGCGGCTCGGGGCACCGCCACGGCGCGCTCGCCAACACAGCCGCGCCGTTCGGGcgggccgccgccagcgccgcccgccTCACCGTCACCTACATCGTCGCCCAGATCTCGACGGGCTCGACGGAGGAGCGGCGGAAGGCGACGTGCGAGGCCCGCAAGCTCTGCAAGCACAGCGTGTTCTACCGCGCGTGCCTCGTGGAGGCGAACGCCGTGCCGTGGCTGCTGTGCCTCCTGTCCTCGACGGACGCCTCCGTGCAGGAGAATGCGGTGGCGTCCCTCCTAAACCTCTCGAAGCACccgcggggccgggcggcgctcttcgaggccggcggcgtgggcctCGTCGTGGACGTGATCAACGTCGGCGCCAGGGCCGAGGCGAAGCAGAACGCGGCGGCCGTCCTGTTCTACCTCTCGTCGGACCCGGAGCACGCCGAGGAGATCGGGCGCATCCCGGAGTCCATCCCGACGCTGGTGCAGCTCATCCGCGACGGCGCGCACCGCGGCCGCAAGAACGCCATGGTGAGCCTCTACGGCCTGCTCCAATGCGCGAGCAACTACGGCAAGGCcgtcgcggccggcgccgtggccgcgctcgccgccgtgctGTCCGTCGACTGCGaggacctcgccggcgacgccgtggCGCTGCTGGCGAGGCTCGCGGAGCATCCGACTGGCGCGCAGGCCGTGCTGGCGCGCCCGGGCCTCGTCGTCCGCGTCGTGGAGGCTCTCGCCACGTCGGCGTCCCGGTCGGGGAAGGACCACTGCGTGGCGCTGCTGGTGGCGCTGTGCCGGCACGGCGGGGAGAAGGTGGTGGCGCTGCTGGGGCGGATGCCAGGGCTGATGGCGTCGCTGTACACGCTGGTAGCCGACGGCAGCCCGCAGACGTGCAAGCGGGCGAGGGCGCTGCTGAACATGATCCACCGGCATTACGAGATGGGcgaccaggcggcggcggcggcgccggcgccggcgtcggaggcCAGCGAGCGTGTCGTTCGCGTGCTATAG